A stretch of Acidimicrobiia bacterium DNA encodes these proteins:
- a CDS encoding hydantoinase/oxoprolinase family protein, whose translation MTGYRVGVDVGGTFTDIICVTPEGEIVLDKTPTTLDDQSTGVMNGLEQLSERFGISLTDLCGRLDILVHGTTTADNTMIEMNGAATGLLVTEGHRDEIEMRRCHKEEIWDPSAAGPLPIARRRARIPIPERVDFEGGVLKPLDEDAVRRGVQRLKALGVRSIAVMYLFSFVNPAHERRTREIVLEEFPDVEHISLSHEVMPRGPEFERVSTTLVNAYVAPRIASYVDRLEDKLRRGGYAGPLLIMQSTGGVMPPDYVSRRAVSLLASGPTGGVMGATVAAEQAGIDKFVAVDMGGTSFDLCLVRDGRPEIKTDWNWRYRYYIGLPMVDVQSVGAGGGSIARVRQGALLVGPESAGSKPGPVCYSRGGTQPTVTDADAVLGYLPADGFAAGRMHLDVEAARDAIRREVADPLGVDVVEAAWGIERIVNSNMANATRKVLAGHGADPRELALIAYGGNGAVHAWAIAAELGIDRIVVPKAAPAFSALGVLVADYVVDVVRAYVTPLSQVDLSRLRTLMSEVLDETRKELEPTGLADDGIERALYAQMCYPGQNFDMSVPVPEGPELDEPGLLDLAERFHDQHQTERGFCFRNQQPLLRGVRLVARGRTPKPERLAQASASQAADGAVKGTRPAYFGTDFVDTPVHDGPALAPGSEVRGPALIEEPFTVVVVPPGSTARLDDLGNYVLRVD comes from the coding sequence GTGACCGGTTACCGCGTCGGAGTGGATGTGGGCGGCACGTTCACCGACATCATCTGCGTCACACCCGAGGGCGAGATCGTCCTCGACAAGACGCCCACCACGCTCGACGACCAGTCGACGGGGGTGATGAACGGGCTCGAGCAGCTGAGCGAGCGTTTCGGCATCTCGCTCACCGATCTCTGCGGCCGACTCGACATCCTCGTGCACGGCACCACCACCGCCGACAACACGATGATCGAGATGAACGGTGCGGCGACCGGTCTGCTCGTCACCGAGGGTCATCGCGACGAGATCGAGATGCGCCGCTGCCACAAGGAGGAGATCTGGGATCCCTCCGCGGCGGGACCGCTGCCGATCGCGCGCCGGCGGGCGCGCATCCCGATCCCCGAGCGCGTCGACTTCGAGGGCGGTGTGCTCAAGCCGCTCGACGAGGACGCGGTGCGGCGCGGGGTGCAGCGGCTCAAGGCGCTCGGCGTCCGTTCGATCGCGGTGATGTACCTCTTCTCGTTCGTCAATCCCGCGCACGAGCGCCGGACGCGCGAGATCGTGCTCGAAGAGTTCCCCGACGTCGAGCACATCTCGCTCTCGCACGAGGTGATGCCGCGCGGCCCCGAGTTCGAGCGCGTGTCGACGACGCTCGTGAACGCGTACGTCGCGCCGCGCATCGCGAGCTACGTCGACCGGCTCGAGGACAAGCTGCGGCGCGGCGGCTACGCGGGTCCGCTGCTGATCATGCAGTCGACGGGTGGCGTCATGCCCCCCGACTACGTGTCGCGGCGCGCGGTCTCGCTGCTCGCGTCGGGTCCGACCGGCGGCGTGATGGGCGCGACGGTTGCGGCCGAGCAGGCCGGCATCGACAAGTTCGTCGCCGTCGACATGGGCGGCACCAGCTTCGACCTCTGCCTCGTGCGCGACGGCCGGCCCGAGATCAAGACCGACTGGAACTGGCGCTACCGCTACTACATCGGGCTCCCCATGGTCGACGTGCAGAGCGTCGGCGCGGGCGGCGGCTCGATCGCGCGTGTGCGCCAGGGCGCGCTGCTCGTCGGCCCCGAATCGGCGGGCTCGAAGCCGGGTCCCGTTTGCTACAGCCGCGGCGGCACGCAACCGACCGTGACCGACGCCGACGCGGTGCTCGGCTACCTGCCGGCCGACGGGTTCGCGGCCGGGCGCATGCACCTCGACGTCGAGGCGGCGCGCGACGCGATCCGGCGCGAGGTCGCCGACCCGCTCGGCGTCGACGTCGTCGAGGCCGCGTGGGGCATCGAGCGCATCGTGAACTCGAACATGGCGAACGCGACGCGCAAGGTGCTCGCGGGTCACGGGGCCGATCCGCGTGAGCTCGCGCTGATCGCGTACGGCGGTAACGGCGCGGTGCACGCGTGGGCGATCGCGGCCGAGCTCGGCATCGACCGCATCGTCGTGCCGAAGGCGGCGCCCGCGTTCTCGGCGCTCGGCGTGCTCGTGGCCGACTACGTCGTCGACGTCGTGCGCGCGTACGTCACTCCCCTGTCGCAGGTCGACCTCTCGCGGTTGCGCACGCTGATGTCCGAGGTTCTCGACGAGACCCGCAAGGAGCTCGAGCCGACGGGCCTCGCCGACGACGGCATCGAGCGCGCGCTGTACGCGCAGATGTGTTATCCGGGCCAGAACTTCGACATGAGCGTGCCCGTGCCCGAGGGTCCCGAGCTCGACGAGCCCGGTCTGCTCGACCTCGCCGAGCGCTTCCACGACCAGCACCAGACCGAGCGTGGCTTCTGCTTCCGTAACCAGCAGCCGCTGCTGCGCGGCGTCCGGCTCGTCGCGCGCGGTCGCACGCCGAAGCCGGAGCGGCTCGCGCAGGCGAGCGCTTCACAGGCCGCCGACGGCGCGGTGAAGGGCACGCGGCCCGCGTACTTCGGCACCGACTTCGTCGACACGCCGGTGCACGACGGGCCTGCGCTCGCACCGGGCAGCGAGGTCCGCGGGCCGGCGCTGATCGAGGAGCCGTTCACCGTCGTCGTGGTCCCCCCGGGTTCGACGGCGCGGCTCGACGACCTCGGCAACTACGTGCTGCGCGTCGATTGA
- a CDS encoding HAD family hydrolase produces the protein MSAPSRYDAVIFDFYGTLAESDGTGERLTDIVVAHGYEVPADVARRYWQDGLDGVEHDEHSHSRDHYVAWQRQRQHSLLGECGIDRALAEEIVAKLQTEGWARSMVAYDDTVAMLTQLRAAGVRIAVCSNWDWDLAEALDAAGLTEHVDIVVSSAWVGARKPHARIYQHTLDALGIEADRALFVGDTWNCDVDGPIAHGLRPVYVRRAHRVPDITAPTDRPGNVVVLPDFAGLLDVLNEQDPRVR, from the coding sequence ATGAGCGCGCCCTCGCGGTACGACGCGGTCATCTTCGACTTCTACGGAACCCTGGCCGAATCCGACGGCACCGGCGAGCGCCTCACCGACATCGTCGTCGCGCACGGGTACGAGGTGCCCGCCGACGTCGCGCGCCGGTACTGGCAGGACGGGCTCGACGGCGTCGAGCACGACGAGCATTCGCATTCGCGCGACCACTACGTGGCCTGGCAGCGGCAACGTCAGCACAGCCTGCTCGGCGAGTGCGGCATCGACCGCGCGCTCGCGGAGGAGATCGTCGCCAAGCTCCAGACCGAAGGTTGGGCGCGGTCGATGGTTGCCTACGACGACACCGTCGCGATGCTCACGCAGCTGCGCGCCGCGGGTGTGCGCATCGCGGTCTGCTCGAACTGGGACTGGGATCTCGCCGAGGCCCTCGACGCGGCGGGGCTCACAGAGCACGTCGACATCGTCGTCTCGTCGGCGTGGGTCGGCGCGCGCAAGCCGCACGCGCGCATCTACCAGCACACGCTCGACGCGCTCGGTATCGAAGCCGATCGGGCGCTGTTCGTCGGCGACACGTGGAACTGCGATGTCGACGGCCCGATCGCGCACGGCCTGCGCCCGGTCTACGTTCGCCGGGCCCACCGCGTGCCCGACATCACCGCGCCCACCGACCGCCCCGGGAACGTGGTCGTGCTCCCCGACTTCGCCGGGCTCCTCGATGTGCTGAACGAGCAGGACCCACGCGTACGCTGA
- a CDS encoding GMC family oxidoreductase: protein MEGELASPTMVNDCDAVIVGSGPAGATSADVLTEAGWSVVVLEKGPNHLLDLEAPFALNGHLSNDEIKFSRRDFLGPDPLVEPRTFRHAESEGERTHTGSVNNMPTGVGGAGFHADAKLPRFREVDFHARSELGPIEGSDVVDWPFEYDELEPYYDAAEKLVGVAGDANGNPFASWRANPYPMPPGPDMYGAILTSAAATELGYHPYRAPTGVNSVEYDGRPACNNCGFCGGYGCPIDAKGDPVAPLRRALRTGRCEIRPESYVSDIVLDPSGKQTRGVRYLDAAGDLHEVRARFVILACGAFETPRLLLRTGVGNSSDLVGRYLMYHFQTFAIGSFDHSLHGHRGRAVTHIHDDHMIPDAESLAYAKDHGLPYFRGGLTEHGGGGSPVMEGTFLPTGIAHTRGMIESMMRDKIWAFTVQGEDVPQLTNRVDLDPNVRDYRGFPAGRATYQPHRHELVASKYYGPKLTEIMKRAGARVTFTATSPPLPGSRGSELRPTPESKHVMGTCRMGTDPRTSVVDPWHRFHDVENLLCTDSSVFPTSTGYGPTLTIVTLAIRACRALAGMPPLTSTRS from the coding sequence ATGGAGGGCGAGCTTGCGAGCCCGACCATGGTGAACGACTGCGACGCGGTGATCGTCGGTTCCGGGCCCGCGGGCGCGACGAGCGCCGACGTGCTCACCGAGGCCGGTTGGTCGGTGGTCGTGCTCGAGAAAGGCCCGAACCACCTGCTCGACCTCGAAGCACCCTTCGCGCTGAACGGCCATCTGTCGAACGACGAGATCAAGTTCTCGCGCCGCGACTTCCTCGGTCCCGACCCGCTCGTCGAGCCGCGCACGTTCCGTCACGCCGAATCCGAAGGCGAGCGCACCCACACCGGCAGCGTGAACAACATGCCGACCGGCGTCGGCGGCGCGGGCTTCCACGCCGACGCGAAGCTGCCGCGCTTTCGCGAGGTCGACTTCCACGCGCGTTCCGAGCTCGGTCCCATCGAAGGCAGCGACGTCGTCGACTGGCCCTTCGAGTACGACGAGCTCGAGCCGTACTACGACGCGGCCGAGAAGCTGGTCGGTGTCGCGGGTGACGCCAATGGCAATCCGTTCGCGTCGTGGCGCGCGAACCCCTACCCGATGCCGCCCGGGCCCGACATGTACGGCGCGATCCTCACGAGCGCAGCGGCGACGGAGCTCGGCTACCACCCGTACCGCGCGCCGACGGGCGTCAACAGCGTCGAGTACGACGGCCGGCCCGCGTGCAACAACTGCGGGTTCTGCGGCGGCTACGGCTGCCCGATCGACGCGAAGGGCGATCCGGTCGCGCCGCTGCGGCGCGCGCTGCGCACCGGTCGCTGCGAGATCCGGCCCGAGAGCTACGTGAGCGACATCGTCCTCGACCCGAGCGGCAAGCAGACGCGCGGCGTGCGCTATCTCGACGCCGCGGGCGATCTGCACGAGGTTCGTGCACGCTTCGTGATCCTCGCGTGCGGCGCGTTCGAAACACCGCGGCTGCTGCTGCGCACGGGCGTCGGCAACTCGTCCGATCTCGTCGGCCGGTACCTCATGTACCACTTCCAGACGTTCGCGATCGGCTCGTTCGACCACTCGTTGCACGGGCACCGCGGTCGCGCCGTCACGCACATCCACGACGACCACATGATCCCGGACGCCGAGAGCCTCGCGTACGCGAAGGATCACGGACTCCCCTACTTCCGCGGCGGCCTCACCGAGCACGGTGGCGGCGGCAGCCCCGTGATGGAGGGCACGTTCCTGCCGACCGGGATCGCGCACACGCGCGGCATGATCGAATCGATGATGCGCGACAAGATCTGGGCGTTCACCGTGCAGGGCGAGGACGTTCCACAGCTCACGAACCGCGTCGATCTCGATCCGAACGTGCGCGACTACCGCGGCTTTCCCGCCGGACGCGCGACGTACCAGCCGCACCGCCACGAGCTGGTTGCTTCGAAGTACTACGGGCCGAAGCTCACCGAGATCATGAAGCGGGCCGGCGCGCGCGTCACGTTCACGGCGACGTCGCCGCCGCTCCCCGGATCGCGCGGCAGCGAGCTCCGACCCACGCCGGAGTCGAAGCACGTCATGGGCACGTGCCGTATGGGAACCGATCCCCGCACGAGCGTCGTCGATCCGTGGCACCGGTTCCACGACGTCGAGAACCTGCTCTGCACCGACTCCTCGGTGTTCCCGACGTCGACCGGCTACGGGCCCACGCTCACCATCGTCACCCTCGCGATCCGCGCCTGCCGCGCGCTGGCGGGCATGCCGCCGTTGACGTCGACCCGATCGTGA
- a CDS encoding acyl-CoA dehydrogenase family protein has protein sequence MDLSFSAQESAFAAEVRAWMDANLELPPRFAALADEVEWGRAWQAKLAAGRWVGIHWPEAYGGRGASPVQVAIFNMEYARSRALQPVNRVGINLAGPTLLAHGTEEQKARWLPSILDASEIWCQLFSEPDAGSDLAALKTRATPVDDGWLLSGQKVWTSYAQFARWGICLARTDPDVAKHAGISYLVVDMQAPGIEVRPLVQITGDAEFNEVFFDDVFVPADHLVGRLHDGWAVANTTLAHERGTSFPFKEQVVHEVYLDELYALAHEQGGLDDVEIADALAQSFVELRVLRLHNWRTLSRLTRGLEPGPESSYVKLAWTDMSQHMAEAALAVVGSAAPLWGDASDNADRGRWQKQWLWSKAASIAGGTSEVQRTIIGDRILGLPR, from the coding sequence ATGGACCTCTCGTTCAGCGCGCAGGAGTCGGCCTTCGCGGCCGAGGTGCGCGCGTGGATGGACGCGAACCTCGAGCTGCCGCCGCGCTTCGCGGCGCTCGCCGACGAAGTCGAGTGGGGACGCGCGTGGCAGGCGAAGCTCGCGGCCGGTCGGTGGGTCGGCATCCACTGGCCCGAGGCCTACGGCGGGCGCGGCGCGTCACCCGTGCAGGTCGCGATCTTCAACATGGAGTACGCACGCTCGCGCGCCCTCCAGCCCGTGAACCGGGTCGGCATCAACCTCGCGGGTCCGACGCTGCTCGCGCACGGCACCGAGGAGCAGAAGGCGCGCTGGCTCCCGTCGATCCTCGACGCGTCGGAGATCTGGTGCCAGCTGTTCAGCGAACCCGACGCGGGTTCCGATCTCGCGGCGTTGAAGACGCGCGCGACGCCGGTCGACGACGGCTGGTTGCTCTCGGGCCAGAAGGTCTGGACGAGCTACGCGCAGTTCGCGCGCTGGGGGATCTGCCTCGCGCGCACGGATCCCGACGTCGCCAAGCACGCGGGCATCTCGTATCTCGTCGTCGACATGCAGGCACCGGGCATCGAGGTGCGCCCGCTCGTGCAGATCACCGGCGACGCCGAGTTCAACGAGGTGTTCTTCGACGACGTGTTCGTGCCCGCCGATCATCTCGTCGGGCGGCTGCACGACGGTTGGGCCGTCGCCAACACGACGCTTGCGCACGAGCGGGGTACGAGCTTCCCGTTCAAGGAGCAGGTCGTGCACGAGGTCTACCTCGACGAGCTCTACGCGCTCGCGCACGAACAGGGTGGCCTCGACGACGTCGAGATCGCCGACGCGCTCGCGCAGTCGTTCGTCGAGCTGCGGGTGCTGCGGCTGCACAACTGGCGCACCCTGTCGCGCCTGACACGCGGGCTCGAGCCCGGTCCCGAGTCGAGCTACGTCAAGCTCGCGTGGACCGACATGAGCCAGCACATGGCCGAGGCCGCGCTCGCGGTCGTCGGCTCGGCCGCGCCGCTGTGGGGCGATGCGAGCGACAACGCCGACCGCGGCCGCTGGCAGAAGCAATGGCTGTGGAGCAAGGCCGCGTCGATCGCGGGCGGCACGTCCGAGGTGCAGCGCACGATCATCGGCGACCGCATCCTCGGCCTCCCACGCTGA
- a CDS encoding cold-shock protein gives MATGSVKWFNAEKGYGFISRTDGADVFVHYSAIQGNGYRTLTEGQNVEFDVGPGRKGEEAQNVRVI, from the coding sequence TTGGCAACAGGCTCCGTCAAGTGGTTCAACGCGGAGAAGGGCTACGGCTTCATTTCCCGGACGGATGGTGCCGATGTGTTCGTGCACTATTCGGCCATCCAGGGCAACGGCTACCGCACACTGACCGAAGGTCAGAACGTCGAGTTCGATGTGGGCCCCGGTCGCAAGGGTGAGGAAGCGCAGAACGTTCGGGTGATCTGA
- a CDS encoding gluconate 2-dehydrogenase subunit 3 family protein has product MSDHVHLSAADAEVLRAAVDRLVPPYGSHPGAAALGAVDYIDGLLGAFTFDPPRIFAGGPFSGRKGGDASFADFIALSPLEELTWRTRIEGSQGRPEREFNGPVVGWQEAYRNGIDALGDDFVRVDADEQDARLAAAEVFGALLYGHVCEACYGAPEYGGNRDQRGWDAIGFAGDAQPRGYTDDEVSSR; this is encoded by the coding sequence GTGAGCGACCACGTCCATCTCTCCGCGGCCGACGCCGAGGTGCTGCGCGCTGCGGTCGACCGCCTCGTGCCGCCGTACGGATCGCATCCGGGTGCGGCCGCGCTCGGCGCCGTCGACTACATCGACGGGCTGCTCGGAGCGTTCACGTTCGACCCGCCGCGCATCTTCGCGGGCGGACCCTTCTCGGGTCGCAAGGGCGGCGACGCGTCGTTCGCCGACTTCATCGCGTTGAGCCCGCTCGAGGAGCTGACCTGGCGAACGCGAATCGAGGGTTCGCAGGGGCGTCCCGAACGCGAGTTCAACGGCCCCGTCGTCGGCTGGCAGGAGGCGTACCGCAACGGCATCGACGCGCTCGGCGACGACTTCGTGCGCGTCGACGCCGACGAGCAGGACGCCCGACTCGCGGCGGCCGAGGTGTTCGGCGCGCTGCTCTACGGCCACGTCTGCGAGGCCTGCTACGGGGCGCCCGAGTACGGCGGCAACCGCGACCAGCGCGGCTGGGACGCGATCGGCTTCGCGGGCGACGCACAACCGCGCGGCTATACCGACGACGAGGTCTCCAGCCGATGA
- a CDS encoding AMP-binding protein, whose product MSGKSAPAPGQAPLVAPDAAALLRRNAADPDIAPRPAIRFRDRVWTHREYYEESCRFANLFRDRLPEGKPPHVAVLLDNTPDYLFAFGGAALIGGAVVGLNHTRRGEHLLRDAEHTHCGLVVTEPRHEALIESIAGSLPPVLTSTRFADGDDPEPSLGSPLDAALDASATADPGIEPDVDSIWALIFTSGTSDAPKAVICSQRRLMVTGNRMSMIMDLTHDDTGYVCMPLFHSNAVQVGWAPSIVIGASVGLARRFSASRWLPDIRHYGSTYFNYTGKPLAYLLAQPEKPDDADNPLRVSFGNEGSPEVVERFSSRFGVEVIDAYGATEGGIAVNRDAEQRAGALGLAPENIKIVDEDGKEKPFAALDAEGRLTNAADCVGEIVNVAGVGPFEGYYNNTEATGKTTRFGWYWSGDLGYLDADRYLYFAGRNADWIRVDGENFPAGPIEEALRDAPGVILAAVYGVPDDQAGDQVMAGLVLRDGETFDGAAFAGWLDAQPAIGPKWRPRYVRVLRDPPTTGTNKIVKRTLVHQKFRPDRVAGDPLFVRERGADAYRAFEDTDADALLDSFKHYQRDRFWDL is encoded by the coding sequence ATGTCAGGTAAGTCCGCCCCCGCGCCCGGGCAGGCCCCGCTCGTCGCGCCCGACGCCGCCGCGTTGCTGCGCCGCAACGCCGCCGACCCCGACATCGCGCCGCGGCCGGCGATCCGCTTTCGCGACCGCGTCTGGACGCATCGCGAGTACTACGAGGAGTCCTGCCGGTTCGCGAACCTCTTTCGCGACCGGCTCCCGGAGGGCAAGCCGCCCCACGTCGCGGTGTTGCTCGACAACACGCCCGACTACCTGTTCGCGTTCGGCGGCGCGGCGCTGATCGGCGGCGCCGTCGTCGGCCTCAACCACACTCGTCGGGGCGAGCACCTGCTGCGCGACGCCGAGCACACCCACTGCGGGCTCGTCGTCACCGAGCCGCGGCACGAGGCGCTCATCGAGTCGATCGCCGGCTCGCTGCCGCCGGTGCTCACGTCGACGCGTTTCGCCGACGGCGACGATCCCGAGCCCTCACTCGGCAGTCCGCTGGACGCCGCGCTCGACGCGAGCGCGACCGCCGATCCCGGTATCGAGCCCGACGTCGACTCGATCTGGGCGCTGATCTTCACGTCGGGGACGTCGGACGCGCCGAAGGCCGTCATCTGCTCGCAGCGCCGGCTCATGGTCACGGGCAACCGGATGTCGATGATCATGGACCTCACGCACGACGACACCGGCTACGTCTGCATGCCGTTGTTCCACTCGAACGCGGTGCAGGTCGGGTGGGCGCCGTCGATCGTCATCGGTGCAAGCGTCGGTCTCGCGCGCCGCTTCAGCGCGTCGCGCTGGCTCCCGGACATTCGTCACTACGGCTCGACGTACTTCAACTACACCGGCAAGCCGCTCGCGTACCTGCTCGCGCAACCCGAGAAGCCCGACGACGCCGACAACCCGCTGCGCGTCTCGTTCGGCAACGAGGGATCGCCCGAAGTCGTCGAGCGGTTCTCGTCGCGCTTCGGGGTCGAGGTCATCGACGCGTACGGCGCGACCGAGGGTGGCATCGCCGTGAACCGCGACGCGGAGCAGCGCGCGGGCGCGCTCGGCCTCGCGCCCGAGAACATCAAGATCGTCGACGAGGACGGCAAGGAGAAGCCGTTCGCCGCGCTCGACGCCGAGGGCCGGCTCACGAACGCGGCCGATTGCGTCGGCGAGATCGTGAACGTTGCGGGCGTCGGCCCGTTCGAGGGCTACTACAACAACACCGAAGCGACCGGAAAGACCACCCGCTTCGGTTGGTACTGGTCCGGCGACCTCGGCTATCTCGACGCCGACCGCTACCTCTACTTCGCGGGTCGCAACGCCGACTGGATCCGCGTCGACGGCGAGAACTTCCCCGCCGGTCCGATCGAGGAGGCGCTGCGCGACGCGCCGGGTGTGATCCTCGCCGCGGTCTACGGCGTGCCCGACGACCAGGCCGGCGATCAGGTGATGGCCGGGCTCGTGCTGCGCGACGGTGAGACGTTCGACGGCGCCGCGTTCGCGGGCTGGCTCGACGCGCAGCCTGCGATCGGGCCGAAGTGGCGGCCTCGGTACGTGCGCGTGCTGCGCGACCCGCCGACCACGGGCACGAACAAGATCGTGAAGCGCACGCTGGTGCACCAGAAGTTCCGTCCGGATCGGGTCGCGGGCGACCCGCTGTTCGTGCGCGAGCGCGGTGCCGACGCGTACCGCGCGTTCGAGGACACCGACGCCGACGCGCTCCTCGACTCGTTCAAGCACTACCAGCGCGACCGGTTCTGGGATCTCTAG
- a CDS encoding VOC family protein translates to MTLRVTGLDHIVIDTPDVEHSLAWYEGELGLAGERVDEWRRGEVFFPSVRVNDDTVIDLFQSERSGVNVDHLCLVVEPADFTGLVASGRFDVVEGPVERWGARGIGTSVYVRDPDGNLVELRYYG, encoded by the coding sequence ATGACACTGCGCGTCACCGGTCTCGATCACATCGTCATCGACACGCCCGACGTCGAGCACTCGCTCGCGTGGTACGAGGGCGAGCTGGGACTCGCCGGCGAGCGCGTGGACGAGTGGCGTCGGGGGGAAGTGTTCTTCCCGTCGGTTCGTGTGAACGACGACACGGTGATCGATCTGTTCCAATCCGAGCGTTCGGGCGTGAACGTCGACCACCTCTGTCTCGTCGTCGAGCCCGCGGACTTCACGGGGCTCGTCGCGTCCGGTCGCTTCGACGTCGTCGAGGGTCCGGTCGAGCGGTGGGGCGCACGCGGGATCGGCACGTCGGTCTACGTGCGCGATCCCGATGGCAACCTCGTCGAGCTCCGCTACTACGGCTGA
- a CDS encoding DUF6282 family protein gives MSVDLGGAADLHCHFGPDAHRERSVDAFEAAREAAAAGHRAVVLKSHDFPTASLAWSVSQVVPDIEVFGGISCDREVGGVNPAAVEIALRLGGRIVWLPTLSSKQDFDSGIGPQLGLPGPGISVIDDDGALLPETREVLALVREHDAILATGHVSAVEHYAVVREFASRGRVLLTHATEDLAGPNLSAQQCKELADLGAWVELCAMTCIGALATRTPAEMLATMRTVGIDRVTLGTDFGQKVNPHPAAGLQTYADALFAEGMTEAEIRRMACTNPSALLGLDA, from the coding sequence ATGAGCGTCGACCTCGGCGGCGCCGCCGACCTGCATTGTCACTTCGGGCCCGACGCGCATCGTGAGCGCTCGGTCGACGCGTTCGAGGCCGCGCGCGAGGCGGCCGCGGCGGGCCATCGCGCCGTCGTCCTCAAGTCGCACGACTTCCCCACCGCGTCGCTGGCGTGGTCGGTGTCTCAGGTCGTGCCCGACATCGAGGTGTTCGGCGGCATCAGCTGCGATCGCGAAGTCGGCGGCGTGAACCCCGCGGCGGTCGAGATCGCGCTGCGCCTCGGCGGCCGCATCGTGTGGCTGCCGACACTGTCGAGCAAGCAGGACTTCGACAGCGGCATCGGTCCGCAGCTCGGCCTGCCCGGACCCGGCATCTCCGTGATCGACGACGACGGCGCGCTGCTGCCGGAGACGCGGGAAGTGCTCGCGCTCGTGCGCGAGCACGACGCGATCCTCGCGACGGGTCACGTGAGCGCGGTGGAGCACTACGCGGTCGTGCGCGAGTTCGCGTCGCGCGGGCGCGTGTTGCTCACGCACGCGACCGAGGACCTCGCCGGACCGAATCTCAGCGCGCAGCAGTGCAAGGAGCTCGCGGATCTCGGCGCGTGGGTCGAGCTCTGCGCCATGACGTGCATCGGTGCGCTCGCGACGCGCACGCCCGCGGAGATGCTCGCGACGATGCGCACGGTCGGCATCGATCGCGTGACCCTCGGCACCGACTTCGGTCAGAAGGTGAATCCGCACCCCGCGGCGGGGCTGCAGACGTACGCCGACGCGCTGTTCGCCGAGGGAATGACCGAAGCCGAGATCCGGCGCATGGCGTGCACAAATCCGTCGGCGTTGCTGGGGCTCGACGCGTAG
- a CDS encoding cyclic nucleotide-binding domain-containing protein, which yields MGNPLISHQIVRDRVRALELDAANRRQATTALPEILGAARIFSACGKKELRAIAKAARIGVVPKNSTIMTEGDEGDTMYVLLVGSARVSRNGRKLATLGPGDAVGELALLSKGPRSATVVAQSDLEVAIISRRAFSKLLADAPGFSRKLLESLANVIRDLDKKVV from the coding sequence GTGGGCAATCCGCTGATCAGTCATCAGATCGTCCGCGACCGGGTGCGCGCGCTGGAGCTCGATGCGGCGAACCGCCGGCAGGCCACCACGGCACTGCCCGAGATTCTCGGCGCGGCGCGCATCTTCAGCGCCTGCGGCAAGAAGGAGCTGCGCGCGATCGCCAAGGCGGCCCGGATCGGCGTGGTGCCCAAGAACTCGACGATCATGACCGAAGGCGACGAGGGCGACACGATGTACGTGCTCCTCGTCGGTTCGGCCCGGGTCTCGCGCAACGGTCGGAAGCTCGCGACGCTCGGACCGGGCGACGCGGTGGGCGAGCTCGCGTTGCTGAGCAAGGGGCCGCGCTCGGCGACCGTCGTCGCGCAGTCCGACCTCGAGGTCGCGATCATCAGCCGGCGCGCCTTCTCGAAACTGCTCGCGGACGCGCCCGGTTTCTCCCGCAAGTTGCTCGAGTCGCTCGCGAACGTCATCCGCGACCTCGACAAAAAGGTCGTCTGA